Proteins from one Paenibacillus amylolyticus genomic window:
- a CDS encoding sensor histidine kinase produces the protein MKTKRHTDMVTRSMGEGILLVFIVLAVVLYVLYTYGYIAPFAGWSHLIQSGLALLLLLIGIGAVFGFYQSYRVKRRLELLRETLLLWEKGSLSRTVPDLGDDDVGRLSEQLGRIGKKWEDQVSSLQRLSTHNAQLAEQARITAIVEERQRLARELHDAVSQQLFAISMTATAVGRKMEKDFERAQRQVALIEEMASVAQSEMRALLLHLRPVYLEGKQLEQGLRDLVMELKTKVPMDIVLEIDEDIDLIKGIENHLFRIIQEAMSNTLRHAKAEKMEIRLQRRTDAIRVLIRDDGQGFDLDENKQASYGLANMRERVTEIGGAIQFVTAPGKGTRIEITIPLMSDESEEEHVNGTGSRNGDRNVDQSITRG, from the coding sequence ATGAAGACAAAGCGACATACCGACATGGTAACCCGAAGTATGGGTGAAGGGATCCTCCTGGTTTTCATTGTCCTTGCAGTTGTTTTGTATGTATTGTATACATATGGTTATATTGCTCCATTTGCTGGCTGGAGTCATCTGATTCAATCGGGTCTTGCGTTATTGCTGCTTCTGATTGGAATTGGTGCGGTCTTTGGATTCTACCAGAGTTATCGGGTTAAACGCCGGCTTGAACTGCTGCGGGAAACACTTCTACTGTGGGAGAAGGGCTCTCTATCACGCACTGTACCTGATCTGGGCGATGATGATGTGGGCCGTTTAAGTGAGCAACTTGGACGAATCGGCAAAAAGTGGGAAGATCAGGTATCTTCTCTCCAGCGATTGTCTACTCATAATGCACAGCTTGCGGAGCAAGCCCGAATAACGGCTATTGTGGAAGAGCGGCAGCGGCTGGCAAGGGAGCTGCATGATGCGGTATCGCAGCAATTGTTCGCGATCTCCATGACAGCAACGGCCGTTGGACGGAAGATGGAGAAGGATTTTGAACGTGCTCAGCGGCAGGTGGCTCTGATTGAGGAGATGGCTTCGGTAGCACAGTCCGAGATGCGAGCATTATTGTTACATCTGCGGCCAGTCTATCTGGAGGGCAAACAACTCGAACAAGGTCTGCGTGATCTGGTGATGGAACTGAAAACAAAAGTACCCATGGATATTGTGCTCGAAATAGATGAAGATATTGATCTGATTAAAGGCATCGAGAATCATCTGTTCCGCATCATTCAGGAGGCTATGTCCAATACGTTACGGCATGCGAAGGCGGAGAAAATGGAGATACGGCTCCAGCGCCGTACGGATGCGATCCGGGTACTGATTCGTGATGATGGGCAAGGCTTTGATCTGGATGAGAATAAACAGGCTTCCTACGGTCTGGCCAACATGCGTGAACGGGTTACGGAGATTGGTGGAGCCATACAATTTGTAACGGCGCCTGGTAAGGGAACGCGAATTGAGATTACGATACCTTTGATGAGTGATGAAAGCGAGGAAGAACATGTCAATGGAACCGGAAGTCGAAACGGAGACAGAAACGTCGATCAAAGTATTACTCGTGGATGA
- a CDS encoding response regulator transcription factor, translating to MEPEVETETETSIKVLLVDDHEMVRIGLAAVLDTEDGIEVVGEAGSGEEGIRLAQEYKPDVVLMDLVMEGMDGIEATRQVLKMYPECKVIVLTSYLDDEKMYPVIEAGAFSYLLKTSRANEVADAIRAAARGQSVLESQVASKMMNRFRQPQAAAPLHDELTEREMDVLRLLAKGKSNQDIADDLIIGIKTVKFHVTNLLAKLGVDDRTQAAIYAYKNGLAE from the coding sequence ATGGAACCGGAAGTCGAAACGGAGACAGAAACGTCGATCAAAGTATTACTCGTGGATGATCATGAGATGGTCCGTATTGGTCTTGCAGCGGTACTGGATACCGAAGATGGAATTGAAGTTGTTGGTGAAGCAGGCAGTGGAGAGGAAGGCATTCGGCTTGCGCAGGAATATAAGCCTGATGTGGTTCTGATGGATCTGGTGATGGAAGGCATGGATGGCATTGAGGCTACCCGTCAGGTACTTAAAATGTATCCGGAGTGCAAAGTCATCGTGTTAACCAGTTACCTGGATGATGAAAAAATGTATCCTGTTATTGAAGCAGGCGCATTCAGTTATCTGTTGAAAACATCAAGAGCCAATGAAGTGGCAGATGCGATTCGCGCAGCAGCTCGCGGACAATCCGTTCTGGAGTCACAGGTTGCTTCAAAAATGATGAATCGATTCCGGCAGCCACAGGCAGCAGCCCCTTTGCATGATGAATTGACCGAACGTGAGATGGATGTACTCCGGTTGCTGGCTAAAGGCAAATCGAATCAGGACATCGCGGATGATCTGATCATCGGCATTAAGACGGTCAAATTCCATGTTACGAATTTACTCGCAAAATTGGGCGTAGACGACCGTACACAGGCCGCGATCTATGCGTATAAGAATGGACTTGCAGAGTAA
- the liaF gene encoding cell wall-active antibiotics response protein LiaF, whose protein sequence is MDKKSKWLAVVIIIIGTMMLLNQNINLLTAAALILLTVGMLQVRKGDTRKGYRYLGIGAALLLLDNLMIVFLIVLASLAYFYSKNKKIHLDEGVMKKHNFMARYYWDQSSWTLRSMSLWHALGEVNADLSLSIPEEKQTIVLLQGVMGNVRLTLPEDYGVEIEASVLFGRINLLGEQDSGMMNKIVWRTPGYESSEHKAKFVISYIVGDLSISHS, encoded by the coding sequence ATGGATAAAAAGAGTAAATGGCTTGCAGTTGTCATTATTATCATTGGAACAATGATGTTATTGAATCAGAATATCAACTTGCTAACCGCTGCCGCACTGATTCTGTTAACGGTTGGAATGCTTCAAGTCCGCAAAGGAGATACGCGTAAAGGTTATCGATATCTTGGCATTGGTGCGGCACTGTTATTGTTAGATAATTTAATGATTGTATTTTTGATTGTACTCGCTTCTTTAGCTTATTTTTATTCAAAAAACAAAAAGATTCATCTGGACGAAGGTGTTATGAAGAAACATAATTTCATGGCTCGGTACTACTGGGATCAATCATCCTGGACATTACGTAGTATGAGTCTGTGGCATGCCTTGGGTGAGGTTAATGCAGATCTGTCTCTTTCAATTCCGGAGGAGAAACAAACGATTGTGCTGCTGCAAGGCGTTATGGGGAATGTTCGTCTGACGCTGCCAGAGGATTATGGTGTAGAGATTGAAGCATCGGTTCTTTTCGGCCGAATTAATCTTCTTGGAGAACAAGATAGCGGCATGATGAACAAAATAGTATGGAGAACACCTGGATATGAGTCCAGTGAGCATAAAGCAAAATTTGTCATTTCTTATATTGTTGGCGACCTAAGCATAAGTCATTCGTAG
- a CDS encoding YwmB family TATA-box binding protein has protein sequence MARRRPGDAQAQAVLLTRHLGLEQPVRVHQTGHDVYRSEMAVNEFTGEAGVLVNVVETGDKGYYAIVQISGDAHTDRKAIMAVHEQISQLLADSGMKATWNMSVQGTAAHAMQPDASQQLVWIEENLAKNVDLASVERYTDAASASVSYEAAELPLSIKSGSHMLNMQIAVHQVGDEMDNRITVGFPVITIEY, from the coding sequence ATGGCAAGGAGAAGGCCGGGGGACGCGCAAGCGCAGGCCGTATTACTAACTCGTCACTTGGGGCTGGAACAACCGGTACGGGTACACCAGACAGGCCATGATGTCTATCGCAGTGAGATGGCTGTCAATGAATTTACAGGAGAAGCAGGCGTGTTGGTCAATGTCGTCGAGACAGGAGATAAAGGTTACTACGCCATCGTACAAATTTCAGGGGATGCACATACGGATCGGAAGGCAATCATGGCCGTACATGAGCAGATCAGTCAACTGCTTGCAGACTCAGGGATGAAGGCAACCTGGAATATGTCTGTGCAAGGTACGGCAGCCCATGCTATGCAACCTGATGCGAGTCAGCAGTTGGTATGGATCGAGGAAAACCTGGCCAAAAATGTGGATCTCGCCTCTGTGGAACGTTATACGGATGCAGCCAGCGCAAGTGTCTCTTATGAGGCGGCTGAGCTGCCATTGTCGATCAAAAGTGGCTCACATATGTTAAATATGCAAATCGCAGTTCACCAGGTTGGTGACGAGATGGACAATCGAATTACGGTGGGGTTTCCGGTGATTACGATTGAATATTGA